A stretch of the Vitis riparia cultivar Riparia Gloire de Montpellier isolate 1030 chromosome 13, EGFV_Vit.rip_1.0, whole genome shotgun sequence genome encodes the following:
- the LOC117927584 gene encoding probable protein phosphatase 2C 25, producing the protein MQCAVAVASSPVFSPSRVSSVFCKSSVSSPDLRKLNLLRSPPPLTPSSSLSLPASPRLHKQEIVHKEFQEGLSVAPTTASKRKRPAKLSIPMVPACCFAVDSPARVERLDEVEVEGEGYSVYCKRGRRAAMEDRYSADVDLGGDSKQAFFGVFDGHGGAKAADFAAKNITKNVMAEVTKKGDEGIEVAIKNGYLATDAEFLKEDVSGGSCCVTALIREGELHVSNAGDCRAVMSRGGIAEALTSDHRPSREDEMDRIQTLGGYVDRCRGVWRIQGSLAVSRGIGDRNLKQWVTAEPETKSLKIKPECEFLILASDGLWDKVTNQEAVDVVRPLCIGVDKPEPFSACKNLARLAIRRGSTDDISVMVIQLGHFLS; encoded by the exons ATGCAGTGCGCTGTGGCTGTAGCGAGCTCTCCCGTGTTCTCACCGTCCAGGGTTTCTTCAGTCTTCTGCAAATCATCGGTTTCGTCTCCCGACCTTCGGAAGCTTAATCTCCTCCGCTCTCCGCCACCGTTGACACCCTCATCGTCACTGTCGTTGCCGGCGTCTCCGAGGCTACACAAGCAGGAAATTGTGCACAAGGAATTTCAGGAGGGGTTGTCGGTCGCGCCAACTACGGCTTCGAAACGGAAGAGGCCGGCGAAGTTGAGTATTCCGATGGTTCCGGCGTGTTGCTTCGCGGTTGATTCCCCGGCGAGAGTGGAGAGGTTGGATGAGGTGGAGGTTGAGGGGGAAGGATACTCGGTGTATTGTAAGAGAGGGAGGAGGGCTGCCATGGAGGATCGCTACTCGGCTGATGTTGATCTCGGAGGAGATTCTAAACAG GCTttctttggtgtttttgatGGGCATGGAGGAGCAAAAGCTGCTGATTTTGCAGCAAAAAACATTACTAAGAATGTGATGGCTGAAGTGACAAAGAAAGGGGATGAAGGAATCGAGGTGGCAATAAAAAATGGTTACCTGGCCACTGATGCAGAGTTTTTGAAGGAAGATGTTAGTGGTGGTTCTTGCTGTGTGACTGCATTGATTCGGGAAGGTGAACTTCACGTCTCAAATGCAGGTGATTGTCGTGCTGTTATGAGCAGAGGAGGAATTGCTGAAGCCCTCACATCTGATCACCGACCTTCAAGGGAAGATGAAATGGATAGGATTCAAACTCTG GGTGGATATGTGGACCGTTGCCGTGGTGTTTGGAGAATACAGGGCTCTCTTGCTGTGTCAAGAGGAATTGGAGACAGAAATCTTAAACAATGGGTAACAGCAGAACCAGAGACAAAAAGTTTAAAGATAAAACCCGAATGCGAGTTCTTAATCCTAGCTTCTGATGGCCTATGGGACAAG GTTACAAATCAGGAAGCAGTAGATGTAGTCCGGCCTTTATGCATAGGAGTTGATAAGCCAGAGCCATTTTCTGCTTGTAAAAATCTTGCTCGCCTGGCAATAAGGAGAGGCTCCACGGATGATATAAGTGTGATGGTAATCCAGTTAGGTCACTTCCTTTCATGA